The Haloarcula sp. H-GB4 genome segment AGTTCCTCGGTGAACTTCGCGGACCGGATAGCCTCACCGGCTCGATGATTGCTCCGCCGAGCGTACTCGTCCTGGGCCTCGCGACTGATGCCGTGCTCGGCGGCGAGTTCCTCTGTCAGCATGCCCATATGCGCGTCGTAGTGTTTGTCCCACAGCGAGTCCCAGATCATCGCATCGACGAGTTCGCTGTTTCCGTGGCGGCGACCGCCACGCATGTCCGGGACGAGATACGGCGCGTTCGACATCGACTCCATGCCGCCGGCGAGACACACCGATGCCCGACCGGCCTCAATACGGTCGGCGGCGGTCGTGATTGCTCGCAGTCCCGACCCCGACGCCTCGTTCAGTGTCGTCGCGGCGACATCGTCAGGGAGCGGCGATTCGACGACGACCTGTCTGGCCGGGACCTGACCGACGCCGGCCTGCACCGCGTTTCCAAGGCCAACCCAGTCGACACTGTCTTCATCGACGCTGGTCCGGTTGAGCAGTCCCTCGACAGCTGCACTGCCAAGCGCTATCGCGCTTCGGTCTGCAAGCCCTCCCAGCAGTTCACCGTGTGCAGTGCGTGCGCCGTCGACCAGAACCACATCAGTCATACGAGCTACATGAACCTAATCCTACAATATTGTTCGCCCGACGATGGACGGCGTCCTACTCCTCACTCGCTGTCCGCAGTTCCTCGATAGCTGTCTCCAGTCGCCTGAGTGTCGCATCAGCGTCGGTATACCCCTGCTCGTACTCACCGTAGGCGTCGTCGGCTTCGTTCAGGAACGCCTCGACAGCGTCACGGATCTCGTTGTCGCTCATGGCTGTCCCGACGGCAGCCGACCGGAAAAGTCCCGCTACTCGCGGGTCACTGCGTCACGTCGTAGTCGACGCTCGCGTCGCGAAGCGCGTCGGTCACACGCCCAACGGTGTCCTGTGTCGCGACGACGACAGCATCAAGTCCCCGCGATGCGGCGGCGGCGGCCACCTCTCCCGCCGCGAAATGCGTTGTCGGTTCGATGTCGGCATCGCGGAGCGCAACGACGGACTCGACGCCCGCTGCGGTGACGATGGGGACGTCCGCACAGGCCACAGCGATCTCGTCGATGTTCTCGACCGGCCCCGACCGTACCGGCGGGACCTGGATGACGCTAACGTGACCCGGGTTAAGATCGATGACGCCCTCGAAGCCGGTGACGCCGACGACCTCGCCCTCCGCGGCGCTGGTTGTCGTCACGCCCGTCGCGTCGCCGCCGCCGGGGTCGGCGTGCAACAGGCCGTCCGACAGCGAGAGTGTCACCGTCTCTCCTTCTTCCAGATCCGCCGTGGCGATGGCGGCGTCCTCCTGGACACTGCCGAGCACGTCGTCGGTGACGTGGTCGGCGAACCGGCGCACGTCGGTGGCGGACTGGAACACCCAGTCGACGCCCTCTTTGGTGACGCGGTAGCGCGACCGCCCTTCCTTCTCGACGAGGCCATCGTCGACGAGTTCGCGGATGTACTCGCTGACGGCCTGGCTCGTCACGCCGACAGCGTCGGCGATTTCGCCCTGACTCACTGCGGGCTGGCGCTCGGCAATCTCCACGAGGACCCGAAACCGCGTCGCGGCCCGCTTGTTCTCCAGGACGTCGACCATACAGGAGTCACGGGAGTCGCAGGTAAAAATACCACCGACACTGTCAGGCCAAGCTATTCGGCTGTGGTCCAGACACCTGCGATGTGGCTCATCGCCATGACCGACAATATAAGCCTCGCCAGCGCCGACTGGACGGCGATGACAGCCAGCTACGACGACCGGGCGCTCCTGCTCAGGGACACGCTCGTCGTCGCCGACCTCCACGTCGGCCGGGGTACTGGCGGGAACCTCGAACTTCCGGTCGGGTCCGGCTCGGACATGGTCCAGCGGTTCCAGTCACTCGTTGAGCGCCACGACCCAGCGGAGGTCGTTATCGCCGGCGACCTCCTCCACTCGTTCCAGACAATCCCCCGCTCGGTCGAGAGTACCGTGGCGGGGCTCAAAAGCGCCTGTCAGGCGGTCGGGGCACGCCTGCTTGTGACGCCGGGTAACCACGACACGATGCTCGACAGCGTGTGGGATGGCCCGACTGAGACGGCATACCGGATCAGCGACACCGTCGTTTGCCACGGCCACGAGGCCCCTGAAGTCGACGCCGACCGCTACATCGTCGGGCATGACCATCCGACAATCAACATCGAGGGGCAACGCCAACCCTGCTACCTTGTCGGGAGCGGTCAATACCGTGGCAGCGACGTCGTGATGCTCCCGTCATTCAACAGGCTGAACGCCGGCGTCGAGGTCAACGAGATGCGGGCCGGCGACTTTCAGTCCCCGCTCGTCACCGATTCTGACCGACTGGAGCCAGTGGTTTGGGACGAGAGCGGGCGCGAGACCCTGTCGTTCCCGCCGCTGGGTGAGTTCCGGCGCATGCTATAACGGTAAGTATTTGAGCGACGACGGTGGACGCTGGAATATGGTTCAGACAGAAATCGCGCTGGGTCTCATCGCGATTACGCTGCTCTCGCTACTGCTGCTGTACTTCGCGACAATAAAGTACGTCTCTGAAGTCCTCAAGGGGGAGGGGCACGACGACAACGAGGGAAACACGAATAGCGGCGGTCCAGCCGCATAGACCGCCGTCCATTTGAGCGCTGTATCTGTATCGGCAGGCCTGTTATCGCAGCAGATCAGCGGCGACCTTGCCGCTTTCCAGCGCACCCTGTATCGCCGACCAGCGGGTGTAGTCGCCGGCCAAGACGGCGTTGCCCTCCGGCGCTGTCGGGTCCGGGAGCGAGCCCCGATACCCCGGCGGCTGGGCGAACTGTGAGAGCGGGACGCGGTCGGTCCGGAGCAGTTCCATCGCCTCGAAGCTCGCGTTCGGATACCACGACTGCAGCGCCGCCCGGACTTCAGCGGCCAGTTCCGCGTCGTCTTCTTCCGGCGTTCCGAGGAACGTGGCGCTGTATAACTCCATGCCGGCGGGCGCGTACTCACTGGCAACGGCCGACAGCGGCGCGACGGTGTTCGGTCGGTCGTCCGCCGCGTTGAGGATAATGCGCTGTCCGGTCGTCGGCGCACGGTTGGTCGGGAGCGCAAAGTACTGGGTGACACAGCCGACGGGCTCGGTTGGAATCGCGTCGATGTTCGTCAGCTCCGCCGCAGTCTGCGGGTCCGTCGCGACGACGGCGCTTTCAGCTGTCACTGTCTCGCTGCCTACCTCGGCAGTGACCTCCCCCTCATGGGTCTCCAAGTCTGTCACGGCCGCGTCGGTTTCGATGGTCGCGCCCGCCGAGCGAGCGCGGTCGGCGAGCTGTCGCGGCATCGCCTGCATCCCGTCGGCGGGGACGAATATCTCGCCCTCGCTCAGCATCTTGTAGGTGTACTCGAAGATGCTGCTGTCCGTTCCCAGCGAGCGGTCGAGCGTGATGCCGCCGTAGAACGGCGCGGCGAACCGCTCGACGAACCGCTTCGAGAATCCGTAGTCGGCGAGGTATTCCCGGATAGTCGTTCCCCCCCGAGAGAGCAGTTCGACGGGCTCGATGCCGGCCAATTCGCGCTGGAGCCGGAACAGCCTGAGCTTGTCGGCCGTGCGAACGTCCGTGTTGAGCAGCGTCTGTGGTGCTGCCGAGGGATTGCGGAGCGGGTCCGACAGCACCGAACGGTGGTTCGGGCTGGCGATAGTGGCCCCCGGCGTGAACGTTCGTGGAGCCAGCGCCTCAATATCGAGTTCCCGCTTCGCCGCAGGGTAGGCGGTGAACATGACCTGAAATCCGCGGTCGAACGTGTAGCCGTCCTCGTGGGCTGTCTGGACTCGACCCCCGACCTCGGACGCCTGTTCGAAGACGGTCACGTCCTGACCCGACTCCGCCAAGTGGCGAGCGGCGACCAGCCCGGCGAGTCCCCCGCCGGCGACGACGACATCTGTCATGTCCGCTCCTTTGGCCGCCCGGGACAAGAGCGTGCTGAAGCGGGACCGGACCACACTTGGTTGTCCCGTCCACAGGGAAAGCCATGGAGACGACTGCGGCGTTTCGCGGCCTCATCTGCACGGCGTGTGGCGCGGAAACCGACAGCACGGCCGACCGCTGTCCCGACTGTGGCGGGGTTCTCGTCGGTGACTACGACGTTCCGGACTTGACGCCAGAGGCGCTGCCCGATGCGACGGGACCGGGCCGGTACGAGCCGCTTCGGCCGTTCCCGGGAGACGCGACGGTCTCGCTCAGCGAAGGGGCGACGCCGCTAGTCCCGGTGCCGGACTTGGCCGAGGAACTTGGCGTCGACTCGGTGTACGTCAAAGACGAGGGGCGTAATCCGACGGCCTCGCTGGGCGACCGCAAGCTCTCGCTCGCTGTCACCGCTGCCGCTCAGCGCGGAGCCGAGCGCGTCGCGACGCCATCGACGGGGAACGGCGCACAGTCCAGCGCCGCCTACGCGGCTCGCGCCGGCATCGAATCAAAGGGGTTCGTCCCTTCACGCTGCCCATTCCTCAACAAGGCGATGGTGAACGTCCATGGCGGCGACATGCGTGTCGTTGAGGGCCGGTACGACGACGCTGTCTCAGTGTTCGAGGATGAACTGACCGACGCCTCCGATGGCTGGGTTCCGGTCGCGCCCGGCCATCCGTTCCGCATCGAGGGAGCCAGATCCGTCGCGTTCGAGACGGCCGATGACCTCGACTGGACGGCCCCCGACGCGGTAGTCCACCCCACCGGCCATGGCGAGACACTCGTCGGTCTCGAACACGGCTTCCGGGCGGCCACTGATAGTGGCCTGACGGACTCAGTACCACGAATCTACGCTGCTCAGCCGGATTCGACGGCCGCCATCGCTGATGCCGCAAGTGAGGGTGTGAGCGAACCGGTGTCCATCGAACACCCCGACACCATCGTCGGCCCGCTTGAGGTCCCCGACCCTGCCGCTGGCGTTGCGGCACTTGACTCGCTCGACCGCTCGGGCGGCGACGGCGTCGCTGTCTCTGACAAGGACATTCTGGCCGGCGCGGTCGACGGCTGTGAGATGGGTCCGGAAACCGGTGCGACCGGCGGGACGGCAATCGCTGGCGCGCGGGCGCTGGCCGACGACGGGGCCTTCGATGATGACGATGTCGTGGTCCTTGTGAACCCCGTCGCCGGGAGCAAGGAGGCAGACCTGCTACGCAGTCACCTCATGAGCCAGGGTATCTGAGAGATCGGTCGTCTGACCGGGGAGCGGGAACCGCTACTGCCGTCAAGCAGGCAGGTATCCCACACTTCGGTGTTGTTTATACGCTTCTGGCCCATCCACGAACCTAATGCGCGTTGCAGCGTTTAGCGAACTCACTGGCCCGGACGGCGTATCGGTTATCAACCAAACAACCCCTGCGCCCGAACGCAGCGAGGCGGTGGTCTCCGTCGAAGCGTGTGCGATCAACCGCCACGACCTCTGGGTTCTCGAAGGGGACTCCGCGATGGTCGACACGGACGACTTGCCGTTTGTCAGCGGCCTCGACGTTGCCGGGACCGTCGACGCCGTCGGCGATGGCGTCACGGCTGTCGAACCCGGGGACCGCGTGGTCCTCTGCCCGAACGAAACCTGCGGGACGTGTCGCTACTGTCGTGAGGGGCCGGAGAACCTCTGTGAGAACTTTTCGCTGTATCACGGTGGCCTCGCCGAGGCGGCCCGCGTGCAGGCCGACCGCCTTGTCAGGCTCCCCGACAGCGTGGAGACGGTCGACGCGGCCGCGCTTCCGACGGCCTACATGACCGCCTTCCATATGCTCCGCCGGATCGACGCTGGACCGGGCGATCTGGTGTTCATCCCGGGCGTCACCGGCGGCGTCGGCGTCGCGGGTGTGCAACTCGCGTCCGTTCTCGGCGCCCGTAGCGTCGGAACTTCTTCTTCAGCGGCGAAGCTAAACCGCGTCGAATCGCTCGGTCTTGACTACGCCATCGAGAGCACCGATCCGGACGAGATTCGGGCGGCAGTCGCCGATATCGGGACGGTCGACGGCGTCCTCAACCACCTCGGTGGCGAGTACACGCAGACCGGTCTGGGCGTTCTGCGACGCGGTGGCCGGATGGCTGTCTGTGGTCGGACCGCCGGCGGCACATCCGAGATCAATATTCCCGACCTGTTCCTCGGTCACAAACGCGTCATCGGGAGTACGATGGGGACACAGGGCGACTTAGAGCGGCTCGTCGGACTCGTCGCCGACGGCGAACTCACCCCGGAAATCGAGGAGACGTACTCGCTCGAAGAGACCGGTGCGGCGTTTGCGGCGATGCAGGACCGCGACAGCGTCGGGAAGCTCGTCGTGACGCCGTAGTCACTCCTGTGCCTACGGTGTTTCGTGACCACAGCCGCTGCCACTCATCGGGCGACGATGACGGGAACGGGTGAGTTACGGAAGACTTTCTGGGCGACGTTCCCGACAACCAGTCGATCGGCTAACGAGCCGCCGTGCGTTCCGAGCACGACCGCATCGAAGTCGTCGGCTCTGTTCAAAATCGCCCGAGCGGGGTGTCCCAGTTGCACTTCGGTGGTGATTTCGACATCGTATTCCGCGGCGGTCTCCCGAGCGCCATCGAATACCTCTTCCGCACGCTCCTCGGCAGCCGCTTCGACGTCATCCGCAAGAGCAAGTGCGGTGGCTGCTCCCCCCAACGGTGAGGGTCCGCCCACGACGTGTAAGACAGTAATCTCCGCGTCGGGATGGTTTTCAAGGGTGTACTTGAGCGCTTGTTGGGCCATCTCCGAGTCGTCCATTGGAACGAGAATCTGTGCGATCATATCGCGACTACGGCCAGACTGTGGATAAAATGGTGGTGCGCTTGCTTCAGAGACGCGACCTATTACCACCGGCTCTGAAGGACCCGCTACCTCGCCAGTGGCTTCTGAAGGTGCGATATCCGTTGGACGAGGCGTGCAAGATGCAGTACACGTACGCAGCACAGAGAGGTCTCAGATTCACTCTGCAACAGCGTGGTGGGCATCGAACGTAGTGTTAAATCAACAGCCTGTCAAACCGTGGCTATGAGCCAAACAATCGACTCGATTCTCGTCCCGACCGACGGCAGTGACGGGGCACGGATAGGGGCCCGGCGAGGTATCAACCTCGCTGCCACAATCGATGCCGACCTCCACGTCCTATCAGCGGTT includes the following:
- a CDS encoding thiolase family protein — translated: MTDVVLVDGARTAHGELLGGLADRSAIALGSAAVEGLLNRTSVDEDSVDWVGLGNAVQAGVGQVPARQVVVESPLPDDVAATTLNEASGSGLRAITTAADRIEAGRASVCLAGGMESMSNAPYLVPDMRGGRRHGNSELVDAMIWDSLWDKHYDAHMGMLTEELAAEHGISREAQDEYARRSNHRAGEAIRSAKFTEELVPVETAAGLVTEDEGPHPDTTMDKLAALPPAFADDGTITAGNASKLSDGAGAVVLADAETVEREGLGPMAHVEDYAVAYRDPSEFSIAVRDVVAKLLERNDLTVADVDHFELNEAFAAQMVYVADELDIPAEKHNPLGGAVALGHPIGASGGILTTTMLYAMERADHHRGIVGMSVGGGGAIAMSVVR
- a CDS encoding alcohol dehydrogenase catalytic domain-containing protein → MRVAAFSELTGPDGVSVINQTTPAPERSEAVVSVEACAINRHDLWVLEGDSAMVDTDDLPFVSGLDVAGTVDAVGDGVTAVEPGDRVVLCPNETCGTCRYCREGPENLCENFSLYHGGLAEAARVQADRLVRLPDSVETVDAAALPTAYMTAFHMLRRIDAGPGDLVFIPGVTGGVGVAGVQLASVLGARSVGTSSSAAKLNRVESLGLDYAIESTDPDEIRAAVADIGTVDGVLNHLGGEYTQTGLGVLRRGGRMAVCGRTAGGTSEINIPDLFLGHKRVIGSTMGTQGDLERLVGLVADGELTPEIEETYSLEETGAAFAAMQDRDSVGKLVVTP
- a CDS encoding NAD(P)/FAD-dependent oxidoreductase, translated to MTDVVVAGGGLAGLVAARHLAESGQDVTVFEQASEVGGRVQTAHEDGYTFDRGFQVMFTAYPAAKRELDIEALAPRTFTPGATIASPNHRSVLSDPLRNPSAAPQTLLNTDVRTADKLRLFRLQRELAGIEPVELLSRGGTTIREYLADYGFSKRFVERFAAPFYGGITLDRSLGTDSSIFEYTYKMLSEGEIFVPADGMQAMPRQLADRARSAGATIETDAAVTDLETHEGEVTAEVGSETVTAESAVVATDPQTAAELTNIDAIPTEPVGCVTQYFALPTNRAPTTGQRIILNAADDRPNTVAPLSAVASEYAPAGMELYSATFLGTPEEDDAELAAEVRAALQSWYPNASFEAMELLRTDRVPLSQFAQPPGYRGSLPDPTAPEGNAVLAGDYTRWSAIQGALESGKVAADLLR
- a CDS encoding pyridoxal-phosphate dependent enzyme, whose product is METTAAFRGLICTACGAETDSTADRCPDCGGVLVGDYDVPDLTPEALPDATGPGRYEPLRPFPGDATVSLSEGATPLVPVPDLAEELGVDSVYVKDEGRNPTASLGDRKLSLAVTAAAQRGAERVATPSTGNGAQSSAAYAARAGIESKGFVPSRCPFLNKAMVNVHGGDMRVVEGRYDDAVSVFEDELTDASDGWVPVAPGHPFRIEGARSVAFETADDLDWTAPDAVVHPTGHGETLVGLEHGFRAATDSGLTDSVPRIYAAQPDSTAAIADAASEGVSEPVSIEHPDTIVGPLEVPDPAAGVAALDSLDRSGGDGVAVSDKDILAGAVDGCEMGPETGATGGTAIAGARALADDGAFDDDDVVVLVNPVAGSKEADLLRSHLMSQGI
- a CDS encoding metallophosphoesterase, encoding MWLIAMTDNISLASADWTAMTASYDDRALLLRDTLVVADLHVGRGTGGNLELPVGSGSDMVQRFQSLVERHDPAEVVIAGDLLHSFQTIPRSVESTVAGLKSACQAVGARLLVTPGNHDTMLDSVWDGPTETAYRISDTVVCHGHEAPEVDADRYIVGHDHPTINIEGQRQPCYLVGSGQYRGSDVVMLPSFNRLNAGVEVNEMRAGDFQSPLVTDSDRLEPVVWDESGRETLSFPPLGEFRRML
- a CDS encoding MarR family transcriptional regulator; protein product: MVDVLENKRAATRFRVLVEIAERQPAVSQGEIADAVGVTSQAVSEYIRELVDDGLVEKEGRSRYRVTKEGVDWVFQSATDVRRFADHVTDDVLGSVQEDAAIATADLEEGETVTLSLSDGLLHADPGGGDATGVTTTSAAEGEVVGVTGFEGVIDLNPGHVSVIQVPPVRSGPVENIDEIAVACADVPIVTAAGVESVVALRDADIEPTTHFAAGEVAAAAASRGLDAVVVATQDTVGRVTDALRDASVDYDVTQ
- a CDS encoding universal stress protein, which codes for MIAQILVPMDDSEMAQQALKYTLENHPDAEITVLHVVGGPSPLGGAATALALADDVEAAAEERAEEVFDGARETAAEYDVEITTEVQLGHPARAILNRADDFDAVVLGTHGGSLADRLVVGNVAQKVFRNSPVPVIVAR